One Ethanoligenens harbinense YUAN-3 genomic window carries:
- the hpf gene encoding ribosome hibernation-promoting factor, HPF/YfiA family — translation MHVNITGRKTHLKDPFKEKVTKKVGKFDRFFEPDATAFVTVTVEGDRQTVEITIKNKGIVFRSEETSLDMSASLDVAVDHILRQIHKNKSRLEKRLRVGAFDSVPELPDIPPMEAVPTFDVVKVKSFPVKPMDVQEAILQMNLSGHLFFAFQNAKTETVNIVYKRSKGGYGLLEPVADDEE, via the coding sequence ATGCATGTCAACATTACAGGCCGCAAAACGCATCTCAAAGATCCCTTCAAAGAAAAGGTCACCAAGAAAGTCGGTAAATTCGACCGCTTTTTTGAACCCGACGCGACGGCATTTGTGACCGTTACGGTTGAGGGAGACCGGCAGACTGTCGAGATCACCATCAAGAACAAGGGCATCGTGTTCCGGTCGGAAGAAACGTCGCTGGATATGTCCGCCTCGCTCGATGTTGCCGTCGATCATATTCTGCGCCAGATCCATAAAAACAAATCCCGGCTTGAAAAACGGCTGCGTGTCGGCGCGTTTGACAGTGTGCCGGAGCTGCCGGATATTCCGCCGATGGAGGCCGTGCCGACGTTTGACGTGGTGAAGGTGAAATCGTTCCCCGTCAAGCCGATGGACGTGCAGGAGGCCATCCTGCAGATGAACCTTTCCGGGCACCTGTTCTTTGCGTTCCAGAATGCAAAGACCGAAACGGTCAATATTGTCTACAAGCGCAGCAAAGGCGGCTACGGTCTGCTGGAGCCTGTGGCGGACGATGAGGAATAA
- a CDS encoding THUMP domain-containing class I SAM-dependent RNA methyltransferase: protein MAYTVVCPCLFGLESLVAEEARALGFADAAAADGRVTFTADKDGIARANIGLRCAERVLVRLGEFPARSFEELFEGVRALPWEEFVGKHDAFPVKGWSLKSTLHSVPDCQAIIKKAAVERLKTRHHVEWFEETGPLVQIRFSIHKDIVDICLDTSGDGLHKRGYRPKSNEAPLKETLAAAIVRLSRPFADKLFCDPMCGSGTLVIEAAMLLQNIAPGLNRSFAAERWGWLPAAVWREARAAARDAVDRKPCLIEGSDIDPAAVALARENAGRAGVGESIRFARRDVRDFSPEQARGEVVCNPPYGERMLEVRQAEELYAELGALYRRLPQFQFYIISPSDRFEALFGARADKRRKLYNGMIRCELFQYFRPRVKK, encoded by the coding sequence ATGGCGTATACAGTGGTTTGCCCCTGCCTGTTTGGGCTGGAGAGCCTGGTGGCGGAGGAAGCGCGTGCACTTGGCTTTGCCGACGCGGCCGCGGCCGACGGGCGCGTGACATTCACGGCGGACAAAGACGGCATCGCGCGCGCCAACATTGGCCTGCGCTGTGCCGAACGGGTGCTCGTGCGGCTGGGCGAATTCCCCGCTCGCAGTTTCGAGGAGCTGTTTGAGGGGGTGCGCGCCCTGCCGTGGGAGGAATTCGTGGGCAAACACGACGCATTCCCGGTGAAAGGCTGGTCGCTCAAATCCACGCTGCACAGCGTGCCGGACTGCCAGGCCATCATCAAAAAAGCGGCTGTGGAGCGGCTGAAGACCCGCCACCATGTGGAATGGTTCGAGGAGACCGGCCCGCTGGTGCAGATCCGTTTTTCCATTCACAAGGACATTGTGGATATCTGTCTGGACACCTCGGGCGACGGCCTGCACAAGCGCGGCTACCGCCCCAAGTCCAACGAGGCGCCGCTGAAGGAGACGCTGGCGGCGGCGATCGTGCGCCTGTCCCGCCCGTTTGCGGACAAGCTTTTTTGCGATCCCATGTGCGGCTCCGGCACGCTGGTCATCGAGGCGGCCATGCTGCTGCAGAACATCGCGCCCGGCCTGAACCGCAGCTTTGCCGCCGAGCGTTGGGGCTGGCTGCCCGCCGCGGTGTGGCGGGAGGCACGCGCCGCCGCGCGGGATGCGGTGGATCGCAAGCCCTGCCTGATCGAAGGCAGCGACATCGACCCCGCCGCCGTGGCGTTGGCGCGGGAAAACGCCGGTCGCGCGGGCGTGGGGGAAAGCATCCGCTTTGCCCGGCGCGATGTGCGCGATTTTTCGCCCGAGCAGGCGCGCGGCGAGGTGGTGTGCAACCCGCCATACGGCGAGCGCATGCTGGAAGTGCGCCAAGCGGAGGAACTCTATGCCGAGTTGGGTGCGCTCTACCGCAGGTTGCCGCAGTTTCAGTTCTATATCATCAGCCCCAGCGACCGGTTCGAAGCGCTGTTCGGCGCGCGTGCCGACAAACGCCGCAAGCTGTATAACGGCATGATCCGTTGCGAATTGTTTCAGTATTTTCGTCCGCGTGTGAAAAAATAG
- a CDS encoding co-chaperone GroES, translated as MALKPLADRVVIKLVEAEETTRGGIILPDNAKEKPQVAEVVAVGPGGLVDGKEVQMYLQPGQKVIASKYAGTEVKVDGEEYTIVRQNDILAVVE; from the coding sequence ATGGCACTGAAACCTCTTGCGGACAGAGTCGTTATTAAACTGGTCGAGGCGGAGGAAACCACCCGGGGCGGCATCATCCTGCCGGACAACGCCAAGGAAAAACCCCAGGTGGCGGAAGTGGTCGCGGTGGGTCCCGGCGGCCTGGTGGACGGCAAGGAAGTGCAGATGTATCTGCAGCCTGGCCAGAAGGTCATCGCCAGCAAATATGCCGGCACCGAAGTGAAGGTCGATGGGGAAGAATACACCATCGTGCGGCAGAACGACATTCTGGCCGTTGTGGAATAA